A single Cellulomonas sp. SLBN-39 DNA region contains:
- a CDS encoding ATP-grasp domain-containing protein, translated as MLLLLPADPLDPRRVDEHFRAEGIAAREAGCLVGLVDHDALVAGRSDDALVRLPDGDDDIVYRGWMLRSEAYRQLEERLAGRGRHLRTSASEYRTAHELPGWFAALAPVTPESLWTDGPDLDELEDFCRALGPGPAVLRDYTKSLKHHWDEAAYIPDVADIPAARRVAERFVELRGEDLVGGLVVRRFERFVSAEARTWWVDGECRLVTAHPDMPGMLPPAPDLTDVAPLVVAIGLPFVTVDMVLREDGVWRVVELGDGQVSDRPSSTTPDEFVAVLARPGGVVQGGGA; from the coding sequence ATGCTGCTCCTTCTGCCGGCTGATCCGCTGGACCCGCGTCGCGTCGACGAGCACTTCCGGGCCGAGGGGATCGCCGCGCGCGAGGCCGGCTGCCTCGTCGGACTCGTGGATCATGACGCGTTGGTGGCGGGGCGTTCCGACGACGCGCTCGTCCGGCTCCCCGACGGGGACGACGACATCGTCTACCGAGGCTGGATGCTCCGTTCCGAGGCGTATCGGCAGCTCGAGGAGCGTCTTGCCGGGCGCGGGCGTCACCTGCGGACATCTGCGAGCGAGTACCGGACCGCGCACGAGCTGCCGGGCTGGTTCGCTGCGCTCGCCCCGGTGACGCCGGAGTCGTTGTGGACGGACGGTCCCGACCTCGACGAGCTTGAGGACTTCTGCCGGGCGCTCGGACCGGGGCCGGCGGTGCTCCGTGACTACACGAAGTCGCTCAAGCACCACTGGGACGAGGCGGCATACATCCCGGACGTCGCGGACATCCCCGCCGCGCGCAGGGTCGCCGAGCGTTTCGTCGAGCTGCGCGGCGAGGACCTGGTCGGTGGGCTCGTCGTGCGACGGTTCGAGAGGTTCGTGTCCGCCGAGGCGCGCACGTGGTGGGTCGACGGCGAGTGCCGCCTGGTCACCGCTCACCCCGACATGCCGGGGATGCTGCCGCCAGCCCCGGATCTCACCGACGTCGCCCCGCTCGTCGTCGCCATCGGCCTGCCGTTCGTGACCGTCGACATGGTGCTCCGGGAGGACGGCGTGTGGCGGGTCGTCGAGCTGGGGGACGGTCAGGTCAGCGACCGCCCGTCGAGCACGACCCCCGACGAGTTCGTCGCGGTCCTGGCCCGCCCCGGTGGAGTCGTGCAGGGCGGTGGCGCGTGA
- a CDS encoding ATP-binding cassette domain-containing protein, with the protein MLVATSLVKKRGEFVLGPVDVELDVGVSALLGANGAGKTTLMQLAAGLLRADGGSIECTAPPRGAAGGVGYLPQDFAGPRRPRVRDYLRFVAWCRSGKGQQIREKDIDHALALVDLTERSASRIGSLSGGMVKRLGIAQALLGDPAVIILDEPTVGLDPIQRREIRGLLQRLGEDRSVLLSTHLSEDVASTADHVVALHAGRVVFTGSTRGLAGGSATERPAAEAVERGLIALIEGRTAHA; encoded by the coding sequence ATGTTGGTCGCCACGTCCCTCGTGAAGAAGCGAGGTGAGTTCGTGCTCGGTCCCGTGGACGTGGAGCTCGACGTCGGCGTGTCGGCCCTTCTGGGGGCGAATGGAGCGGGCAAGACGACGCTCATGCAGCTCGCGGCCGGGCTCCTCAGGGCTGACGGTGGTTCCATCGAGTGCACGGCGCCACCTCGCGGGGCTGCAGGCGGTGTCGGGTACCTCCCTCAGGACTTCGCCGGACCCCGTCGGCCGCGCGTGAGGGACTATCTCAGGTTCGTGGCCTGGTGCCGGTCGGGAAAGGGCCAGCAGATCCGTGAGAAGGACATCGACCACGCGCTCGCGCTGGTCGACCTCACCGAGCGGTCCGCGTCCCGCATCGGGAGTCTGTCCGGCGGCATGGTGAAGCGCCTCGGCATCGCTCAGGCTCTTCTCGGGGACCCGGCGGTCATCATCCTGGACGAACCGACCGTCGGACTGGACCCGATTCAGCGTCGGGAGATCCGAGGGCTGCTGCAGCGGCTCGGCGAGGACAGGTCCGTCCTCCTGTCGACGCACCTCTCGGAAGACGTGGCTTCCACTGCTGACCACGTCGTGGCCCTGCACGCCGGCCGTGTCGTCTTCACCGGCTCGACGCGTGGTCTGGCAGGCGGGAGCGCCACGGAGAGGCCCGCCGCCGAGGCCGTCGAGCGAGGTCTGATCGCACTGATCGAGGGGCGTACCGCACATGCATGA
- the ddaH gene encoding dimethylargininase: MSRIALVRPPVDALDSGVVDHIEKVPVDVPRAREQWAGYVAALQGAGWRTVQVPASPAHPDSVFVEDTVVVYGRTAVITRPGHPSRRGEQDATAAVVADLGLDVVYLPAGTLDGGDVLKVGSTVFVGRSDRTDDDGVRALRRVLTPLGATVVAVPVTTVLHLKTAVTALPDGTVIGYEPFVDEPRLFGRFCPVPEPEGAAVMVLSPDEVLLSASAPRTAQLLTSFGYAVRTVEVDEFEKLEGCVTCLSVRVRDLPDGA, encoded by the coding sequence GTGTCGCGCATCGCCCTGGTCCGCCCCCCCGTCGACGCCCTGGACTCCGGGGTGGTGGACCACATCGAGAAGGTGCCGGTGGACGTGCCGCGGGCGCGGGAGCAGTGGGCGGGGTACGTGGCGGCGCTGCAGGGTGCGGGGTGGCGGACGGTGCAGGTGCCGGCCTCGCCCGCGCACCCGGACTCGGTGTTCGTCGAGGACACGGTGGTGGTCTACGGGCGCACCGCGGTGATCACGCGGCCGGGGCACCCGTCGCGGCGCGGGGAGCAGGACGCGACGGCGGCGGTGGTGGCGGACCTGGGGCTGGACGTGGTGTACCTGCCGGCGGGCACGTTGGACGGCGGGGACGTGCTCAAGGTCGGGTCCACGGTGTTCGTGGGGCGCTCGGACCGCACGGACGACGACGGGGTGCGGGCGCTGCGGCGGGTGCTGACCCCGCTGGGGGCGACGGTCGTGGCGGTGCCGGTGACGACGGTGCTGCACCTGAAGACGGCGGTGACGGCGCTGCCGGACGGCACGGTGATCGGGTACGAGCCGTTCGTGGACGAGCCGCGGCTGTTCGGCCGGTTCTGCCCGGTGCCGGAGCCGGAGGGCGCGGCGGTGATGGTGCTCTCGCCGGACGAGGTGCTGCTCTCCGCGTCGGCGCCGCGCACGGCGCAGCTGCTGACGTCGTTCGGGTACGCGGTGCGCACGGTCGAGGTCGACGAGTTCGAGAAGCTCGAGGGCTGCGTCACGTGCCTGTCGGTGCGGGTGCGGGACCTGCCCGACGGGGCCTGA
- a CDS encoding matrixin family metalloprotease: MDAPLTDRSTTEVPARWRAEAAARASAPASAGVPQQRLAPEQLTAPPAPAPPVPTRHRGTLLPMLSVVVGGALLVSQVVRWVGTWEPGWTVVDAVQHTRIDIGGQVLLGSTGPEPGLEEAAAPLGQPPAVEDTGALYAFGQTQDGAQGTATPVAWSPCRPLHYVITRDDAPPGFAAQVDAVMAEISAATGLHVVSDGVTDEPASLDRSHHQPERYGDRWAPVLLGFADEEAVPSLAGAVAGLAAPVSLTRADLDYAVYVSGAVVLDTALLDEPQDAAGDPGYLRVLRHEVGHLVGLGHVDDPGQLMNPQIAPDVTTFQDGDRYGLAQLGQGTCAPDL, encoded by the coding sequence GTGGACGCGCCGCTGACCGACCGGTCGACGACCGAGGTCCCCGCACGCTGGCGGGCCGAGGCCGCTGCGCGCGCGTCCGCACCGGCGAGCGCGGGGGTGCCGCAGCAGCGCCTCGCGCCGGAGCAGCTGACAGCTCCGCCCGCACCCGCGCCGCCGGTGCCCACCCGCCACCGCGGGACCCTCCTGCCCATGCTGTCCGTGGTCGTCGGCGGGGCCTTGCTCGTCTCCCAGGTGGTCCGGTGGGTCGGCACGTGGGAGCCCGGGTGGACGGTCGTCGACGCCGTGCAGCACACCCGCATCGACATCGGCGGTCAGGTGCTGCTGGGCAGCACGGGCCCCGAGCCGGGTCTGGAGGAGGCTGCCGCACCCCTGGGGCAGCCGCCCGCGGTCGAGGACACCGGCGCCCTATACGCGTTCGGCCAGACCCAGGACGGGGCGCAGGGCACCGCCACCCCCGTGGCGTGGTCGCCGTGCCGCCCCCTGCACTACGTCATCACCCGGGACGACGCCCCGCCGGGGTTCGCCGCCCAGGTCGACGCGGTCATGGCCGAGATCAGCGCCGCGACGGGCCTGCACGTCGTCTCCGACGGCGTCACCGACGAGCCGGCGAGCCTCGACCGCTCCCACCACCAGCCCGAGCGGTACGGCGACCGGTGGGCGCCCGTGCTCCTCGGGTTCGCCGACGAGGAGGCCGTGCCGTCGCTCGCCGGCGCCGTCGCAGGGCTCGCTGCACCCGTCTCGCTGACCCGCGCCGACCTCGACTACGCCGTGTACGTCTCCGGCGCCGTCGTGCTCGACACCGCCCTGCTCGACGAGCCGCAGGACGCCGCCGGCGACCCCGGGTACCTGCGCGTGCTGCGGCACGAGGTCGGGCACCTCGTCGGCCTGGGGCACGTCGACGACCCCGGGCAGCTCATGAACCCGCAGATCGCCCCGGACGTCACGACGTTCCAGGACGGCGACCGGTACGGCCTGGCCCAGCTCGGCCAGGGCACCTGCGCCCCCGACCTCTGA
- a CDS encoding S1C family serine protease, producing the protein MTEQQNVSTAPGAEPGAQGALAAPVPHEGAPAPVRTQRRVGQLPLVLTTVAALAVGLVAGGGVAYAATHPDVTASTTSTTDTATDDGTTTDDGSTADDGTAVPPGWSEGTLPGQGTLPDAGSSGSADGSSSTQTTTAATDEQQVGVVVIDTTLGYSGGEAAGTGMVLTSDGLVLTNHHVIEGATEITVTIESTGETYTATVLGYDASADVALLQLDGASGLDTVTLDDDGGVTTGDEVTAVGNANGGGELLAAAGAVTATDQTMTASTSSSGDSETLSGLIEFEAAVVSGDSGGPLVDGEGEVVGMTTAASTGGTYTVAYAVDVQDALAIVTQIQTGEETDTVTVGYPGFLGVQLASGTGSGFGPGGQGDPFAQTGTGAVIGGVIDGTPAAEAGLAAGDTITAVDGQAVTSADDLSTIMSGYDPDDQVTVTWTSGTTGEQQEATVTLAQGPVA; encoded by the coding sequence ATGACGGAGCAGCAGAACGTGAGCACGGCGCCCGGCGCGGAGCCCGGCGCGCAGGGGGCCCTCGCGGCCCCGGTCCCGCACGAGGGCGCCCCGGCGCCCGTGCGCACGCAGCGACGGGTCGGCCAGCTGCCGCTCGTCCTGACGACGGTCGCCGCGCTCGCGGTGGGCCTGGTCGCCGGCGGCGGGGTCGCGTACGCGGCCACGCACCCGGACGTCACGGCGAGCACCACGTCGACGACGGACACGGCGACCGACGACGGCACGACGACGGACGACGGCAGCACGGCCGACGACGGCACGGCGGTGCCGCCGGGCTGGTCCGAGGGCACCCTGCCGGGCCAGGGCACCCTCCCCGACGCGGGGTCGAGCGGCTCGGCGGACGGCTCGTCGAGCACGCAGACCACCACGGCGGCCACCGACGAGCAGCAGGTCGGCGTCGTCGTCATCGACACCACCCTCGGATACTCCGGGGGTGAGGCCGCCGGCACCGGCATGGTGCTGACGTCCGACGGACTCGTGCTGACCAACCACCACGTCATCGAGGGCGCGACGGAGATCACCGTGACCATCGAGTCCACCGGCGAGACGTACACGGCCACGGTGCTGGGTTACGACGCGAGCGCCGACGTGGCGCTGCTGCAGCTCGACGGTGCGAGCGGCCTGGACACGGTCACGCTCGACGACGACGGCGGCGTGACCACGGGCGACGAGGTCACGGCTGTCGGCAACGCGAACGGCGGGGGCGAGCTGCTCGCGGCGGCCGGGGCCGTCACCGCCACGGACCAGACCATGACGGCGTCGACGTCGTCGTCCGGGGACTCCGAGACGCTGTCGGGGCTGATCGAGTTCGAGGCGGCCGTCGTCTCGGGCGACTCGGGCGGCCCGCTCGTCGACGGCGAGGGCGAGGTCGTGGGCATGACGACCGCCGCGTCGACCGGCGGCACCTACACGGTGGCGTACGCGGTCGACGTGCAGGACGCCCTGGCGATCGTCACGCAGATCCAGACCGGCGAGGAGACCGACACCGTCACCGTCGGGTACCCCGGGTTCCTGGGGGTGCAGCTGGCCAGCGGCACGGGCAGCGGGTTCGGGCCCGGCGGGCAGGGCGACCCGTTCGCGCAGACGGGCACGGGCGCGGTGATCGGCGGCGTCATCGACGGCACCCCCGCCGCCGAGGCCGGCCTGGCCGCGGGCGACACCATCACCGCCGTCGACGGGCAGGCCGTCACCTCGGCCGACGACCTGTCGACGATCATGTCCGGCTACGACCCCGACGACCAGGTGACGGTCACCTGGACCTCGGGCACCACCGGGGAGCAGCAGGAGGCCACCGTGACCCTCGCGCAGGGCCCCGTGGCCTGA
- a CDS encoding PadR family transcriptional regulator, with the protein MTVPMALLAFLDDHPAHGFALKQRYDTLLGHGRELRSGQVYSTLARLERDGLARGLEVERGEGPDRRVFAITDDGVTELDHWLVTPHSPGARASELFTKVVLSLVAGRDAGAFLDAQRATYLARMRELTAARHDGDVVDRLARDYEMAHLEADLRWVEVATARMGEVAARIGARR; encoded by the coding sequence ATGACCGTCCCGATGGCACTGCTCGCCTTCCTCGACGACCACCCGGCGCACGGCTTCGCCCTCAAGCAGCGCTACGACACGCTCCTCGGCCACGGTCGCGAGCTGAGGTCCGGGCAGGTCTACTCCACCCTCGCGCGGCTCGAGCGCGACGGACTGGCGCGGGGCCTCGAGGTCGAGCGGGGCGAGGGGCCGGACCGGCGGGTCTTCGCCATCACCGACGACGGCGTCACCGAGCTCGACCACTGGCTGGTCACCCCCCACTCCCCCGGCGCCCGCGCCAGCGAGCTGTTCACCAAGGTCGTGCTCTCGCTCGTCGCCGGGCGCGACGCGGGCGCCTTCCTGGACGCCCAGCGCGCGACCTACCTCGCCCGCATGCGCGAGCTCACCGCAGCCCGCCACGACGGCGATGTCGTCGACCGACTGGCACGGGACTACGAGATGGCCCACCTGGAGGCCGACCTGCGTTGGGTCGAGGTGGCGACAGCGCGGATGGGCGAGGTCGCGGCACGCATCGGCGCCCGGCGATGA
- a CDS encoding ABC transporter ATP-binding protein: MTRVVLAGHDLRLSFGPTPVLRGVAVSLAAGEVVAVMGPSGSGKSTLLHVLAGLLRPDAGTVELDGQRIDDRSDAVRSDLRLRQLGFVFQFGDLVPELTVVENVELPLRLTGVARGPARERALEALDGLGVADVGGKRLSEVSGGQAQRAAVARALVHRPAVVLADEPTGALDTVTGELVLEALVTAATTTGTAVLMVTHEPRVASWAGREIQIRDGRVAGTVPSR; encoded by the coding sequence ATGACACGGGTCGTGCTGGCGGGCCACGACCTGCGGCTGTCGTTCGGCCCGACGCCGGTGCTGCGTGGGGTGGCCGTGTCGCTCGCCGCGGGTGAGGTCGTCGCGGTCATGGGTCCGTCCGGGTCGGGCAAGTCGACGCTCCTGCACGTCCTGGCCGGGCTCCTGCGGCCGGACGCGGGGACCGTGGAGCTGGACGGGCAGCGGATCGACGACCGGTCCGACGCCGTGCGGTCGGACCTGCGGCTGCGGCAGCTCGGGTTCGTCTTCCAGTTCGGCGACCTGGTCCCCGAGCTCACAGTGGTCGAGAACGTCGAGCTGCCGCTCCGCCTCACGGGCGTCGCCCGCGGGCCGGCGCGAGAGCGGGCGCTGGAGGCTCTCGACGGGCTCGGCGTGGCCGACGTCGGGGGTAAGCGGCTCAGCGAGGTGTCCGGCGGCCAGGCGCAGCGGGCCGCCGTCGCACGGGCCCTGGTCCACCGGCCGGCCGTCGTGCTCGCCGACGAGCCGACCGGTGCGCTCGACACCGTGACCGGCGAGCTGGTCCTGGAGGCGCTGGTGACCGCAGCGACGACGACCGGCACCGCCGTCCTGATGGTCACGCACGAGCCGCGCGTCGCGTCGTGGGCCGGCCGGGAGATCCAGATCCGCGACGGTCGGGTCGCCGGCACGGTGCCGTCACGATGA
- a CDS encoding FtsX-like permease family protein: protein MSALLPLSLRLARAGGPRRSWVVGVGTAVATALLLTTAAIPAALYPAGQPVDPVERANVAAVLAFSLLPATVLLLTAGRASSAVRDRRLAALRLLGLTRARTAVLAALENGVLALAGALVGLVAFLAAAPLVDRVVAAGPRWFGAPLSPAPAQAATVVLGVVLVSAGLGAATQHGTTRSPAARRSEASRRDPSPWRVALVVVAVALMATVAAPGPAAALVDEVGVAMLLVGAMSGALAVALTTPLITTWLAEALVRSRPTSALMAGRALQAEPAGPARLVAGVGVAVYLVLAALAVLSAYESTPQYRFALQTIRQGPQKIVVQDAEGPAPLAADSLAPLAGVPGVRAVVPHVDAAVEGWCDVEGEPCVPAVFVGTCADLAQLMVVSGCDDTAAGVIELRNVAGTDNGWRPPRGALDTVSHLPIRFGEDGPTADVRLGEPLVQDSGATQERWVYQSPYNVFVPRTVADAAGAHPDAAEVVADGGLDVQQAVAAAAGTSLTVRPYPLDDYDAVVRVRVVVTTLSAIVVGVGLLSLAVTALDRAAEGRRSIARHLAVGVPARVLRTSQVLQTFLPLAVAITLATALGALMARAFAALAQWPALSDGVQVVLVALASMIGGALVSLTTVPLVRTRLSPELLRRE, encoded by the coding sequence ATGAGCGCCCTGCTGCCCCTGAGCCTGCGACTGGCCCGTGCCGGCGGGCCGCGCCGGTCCTGGGTCGTCGGGGTCGGCACCGCGGTCGCGACGGCGCTGCTGCTCACGACCGCGGCGATCCCTGCCGCGCTCTACCCCGCCGGGCAACCCGTCGACCCCGTGGAGCGGGCGAACGTCGCGGCCGTGCTCGCGTTCAGCCTGCTGCCCGCGACCGTGCTGCTCCTGACCGCGGGCCGCGCGTCGAGCGCCGTGCGCGACCGACGGCTCGCCGCCCTCCGGCTGCTCGGACTGACCCGCGCCCGCACCGCGGTGCTCGCGGCGCTCGAGAACGGCGTCCTCGCACTCGCCGGCGCCCTGGTCGGCCTCGTGGCGTTCCTCGCGGCCGCGCCCCTCGTCGACCGCGTCGTCGCGGCGGGTCCCCGCTGGTTCGGCGCGCCCCTCAGCCCGGCACCCGCGCAGGCAGCGACGGTCGTCCTCGGCGTCGTGCTCGTCTCCGCGGGGCTCGGGGCGGCCACGCAGCACGGGACGACGCGCAGCCCGGCGGCCCGGCGCTCCGAGGCGTCCCGCCGCGACCCCAGCCCGTGGCGGGTCGCGCTCGTGGTCGTCGCCGTCGCGCTGATGGCCACGGTGGCGGCGCCCGGCCCGGCCGCCGCGCTCGTCGACGAGGTCGGCGTGGCGATGCTGCTGGTCGGCGCGATGTCCGGGGCACTGGCCGTCGCGCTCACCACTCCGCTGATCACGACGTGGCTGGCCGAGGCCCTGGTGCGCTCGCGCCCGACGTCGGCCCTGATGGCGGGTCGCGCGCTCCAGGCCGAGCCCGCGGGACCGGCACGGCTCGTCGCCGGCGTCGGGGTGGCGGTCTACCTGGTCCTCGCCGCCCTGGCCGTCCTGAGCGCCTACGAGTCGACCCCCCAGTACCGGTTCGCGCTGCAGACCATCCGGCAGGGACCGCAGAAGATCGTCGTCCAGGATGCCGAAGGACCAGCACCGCTGGCAGCCGACAGCCTCGCGCCGCTCGCCGGCGTGCCCGGGGTCCGCGCCGTCGTCCCGCACGTCGATGCCGCGGTCGAGGGGTGGTGCGACGTCGAGGGTGAGCCGTGCGTCCCCGCCGTCTTCGTCGGCACCTGCGCCGACCTCGCCCAGCTCATGGTGGTCTCCGGCTGCGACGACACCGCAGCCGGTGTGATCGAGCTGCGCAACGTCGCGGGGACGGACAACGGGTGGCGACCGCCCCGTGGCGCGCTCGACACCGTCTCCCACCTGCCGATCCGCTTCGGCGAGGACGGCCCCACCGCCGACGTGCGGCTCGGCGAGCCGCTGGTGCAGGACTCCGGCGCCACCCAGGAGCGGTGGGTCTACCAGTCCCCGTACAACGTGTTCGTCCCCCGCACCGTCGCGGACGCTGCAGGCGCGCACCCCGACGCGGCGGAGGTCGTCGCCGACGGTGGGCTCGACGTGCAGCAGGCCGTCGCCGCCGCGGCAGGCACGTCCCTGACGGTGCGGCCCTACCCGCTCGACGACTACGACGCCGTCGTCCGGGTCCGCGTGGTCGTGACGACGCTGTCTGCGATCGTCGTCGGCGTCGGGCTGCTCAGCCTCGCCGTGACAGCCCTCGACCGTGCGGCCGAGGGGCGCCGTTCGATCGCACGCCACTTGGCGGTGGGCGTGCCGGCACGGGTGCTGCGGACGTCCCAGGTGCTCCAGACCTTCCTCCCGCTGGCGGTCGCGATCACCCTGGCGACCGCCCTCGGCGCGCTCATGGCGCGGGCGTTCGCGGCACTCGCGCAGTGGCCCGCGCTGTCCGACGGGGTGCAGGTGGTCCTCGTCGCACTCGCGTCCATGATCGGCGGCGCGCTCGTCTCGCTCACCACGGTGCCGCTCGTGCGGACCCGCCTCAGCCCGGAGCTCCTGCGACGCGAGTAG
- a CDS encoding ATP-dependent DNA ligase, protein MDLPVMPPVAPMLAKAAPQIPDVGHVEPKWDGFRTIVFRDGDDVELGSRNGKPMTRYFPELVEALKANLPPRCVVDGEIVVVQGDRLDFDALQQRIHPAASRVRLLAEQTPASFVAFDLLALGDDDLMGVPFGQRRALLVEALADTRPPVHVTPATGDMAEAQRWFTQFEGAGLDGVVAKPLDGTYQPDKRVMVKVKHERTADCVVAGFRWHKSGDVVGSLLLGLWSGDDLRHVGVSASFPMARRRTLLDDLAPYRDVALADHPWGSWADQSAHEGRRMPGAVSRWNGTKDLSFVPLRPELVVEVAYDHMEGDRFRHTAQMRRWRPDRDPRSCTYAQLEEPVRFDLAQVLGV, encoded by the coding sequence ATGGACCTGCCCGTCATGCCGCCGGTCGCGCCGATGCTGGCCAAGGCCGCCCCGCAGATCCCCGACGTGGGGCACGTGGAGCCCAAGTGGGACGGGTTCCGCACGATCGTGTTCCGCGACGGCGACGACGTCGAGCTCGGGTCGCGCAACGGCAAGCCGATGACGCGCTACTTCCCCGAGCTCGTCGAGGCGCTCAAGGCGAACCTGCCGCCGCGGTGCGTGGTCGACGGGGAGATCGTCGTGGTGCAGGGCGACCGGCTCGACTTCGACGCCCTGCAGCAGCGCATCCACCCCGCCGCGTCGCGGGTGCGGCTGCTGGCCGAGCAGACGCCGGCGTCGTTCGTGGCGTTCGACCTGCTCGCGCTCGGCGACGACGACCTCATGGGCGTGCCGTTCGGGCAGCGGCGGGCCCTGCTGGTCGAGGCGCTGGCCGACACGCGCCCGCCGGTGCACGTGACGCCCGCGACAGGCGACATGGCCGAGGCGCAGCGGTGGTTCACGCAGTTCGAGGGCGCGGGTCTCGACGGGGTCGTCGCCAAGCCGCTGGACGGCACCTACCAGCCCGACAAGCGCGTCATGGTCAAGGTCAAGCACGAGCGCACCGCCGACTGCGTCGTCGCCGGGTTCCGGTGGCACAAGTCCGGCGACGTCGTGGGGTCGCTGCTGCTGGGTCTGTGGTCGGGCGACGACCTGCGGCACGTCGGCGTCAGCGCGTCGTTCCCCATGGCCCGCCGCCGCACCCTGCTGGACGACCTCGCGCCGTACCGGGACGTCGCGCTCGCCGACCACCCGTGGGGGTCCTGGGCCGACCAGTCCGCGCACGAGGGCCGGCGCATGCCCGGTGCCGTGAGCCGGTGGAACGGCACCAAGGACCTCTCGTTCGTGCCGCTGCGCCCCGAGCTCGTCGTCGAGGTCGCGTACGACCACATGGAGGGCGACCGGTTCCGCCACACCGCGCAGATGCGCCGCTGGCGGCCCGACCGCGACCCGCGCTCGTGCACGTACGCCCAGCTCGAGGAGCCCGTGCGGTTCGACCTCGCGCAGGTCCTCGGCGTGTGA
- a CDS encoding YwiC-like family protein, translating into MSAPVTPAPARPAARRRPGPGWVPRQHGAWAMLVVPTVVGATLGGWRWVHALLLVSWLVAYLAYHAAGLWLKARRRARYRPPVVAYGTAACILGVALVATAPHLLAWAPVFAPLLALSLWASVRRADRSWWNDAVTVLAASLMTPVAASLGSGASGPPGAPSSGLTSDVLLATAVLLAYLLGTVVYVKSMIRERHDPRVRRASVLYHAGIAAAGAVVHPLLLAVGLALTVRAALVPVRWPGATPAALGAGEIVATAVVTVAVLVV; encoded by the coding sequence GTGAGCGCACCCGTCACCCCCGCACCGGCCCGACCGGCGGCACGACGGCGACCGGGACCGGGGTGGGTGCCGCGGCAGCACGGGGCGTGGGCGATGCTCGTCGTCCCGACCGTGGTGGGGGCGACGCTCGGCGGGTGGCGGTGGGTGCACGCGCTGCTGCTGGTGTCGTGGCTCGTCGCGTACCTGGCGTACCACGCGGCAGGGCTGTGGCTGAAGGCGCGGCGCCGCGCCCGGTACCGGCCGCCCGTGGTCGCGTACGGCACCGCCGCATGCATCCTGGGCGTCGCGCTGGTCGCCACGGCCCCGCACCTGCTGGCGTGGGCGCCGGTCTTCGCCCCGCTGCTCGCACTGTCGTTGTGGGCGTCGGTGCGGCGTGCCGACCGGTCGTGGTGGAACGACGCGGTGACGGTGCTGGCCGCGAGTCTGATGACCCCGGTGGCGGCGTCGCTGGGCAGCGGGGCGAGCGGCCCGCCCGGCGCACCGTCGTCCGGCCTGACGTCCGACGTGCTGCTGGCCACCGCCGTGCTGCTCGCGTACCTGCTCGGCACGGTCGTCTACGTGAAGTCGATGATCCGCGAGCGCCATGACCCGCGGGTGCGGCGCGCGTCGGTGCTGTACCACGCGGGGATCGCGGCGGCCGGTGCGGTGGTGCACCCGCTGCTCCTCGCGGTGGGGCTGGCCCTGACGGTGCGGGCGGCGCTGGTGCCGGTGCGCTGGCCGGGGGCGACGCCGGCGGCGCTGGGGGCGGGGGAGATCGTCGCGACGGCCGTCGTCACGGTGGCCGTGCTCGTCGTCTGA
- a CDS encoding DUF427 domain-containing protein, translating into MPTATLHGTVLAHAGDDEVVHIEGNVYFKPSTVRTELLEASPTPYTCPWKGVCQYWSVRDGDTLLADRAWSYPEPYPGAIERVGTDFAGWVAFWKEVEVS; encoded by the coding sequence ATGCCCACCGCCACGCTCCACGGCACGGTCCTCGCCCACGCCGGCGACGACGAGGTCGTCCACATCGAGGGCAACGTCTACTTCAAGCCCTCGACGGTGCGGACCGAGCTGCTCGAGGCGTCCCCCACCCCGTACACGTGCCCCTGGAAGGGCGTGTGCCAGTACTGGTCGGTCCGCGACGGCGACACGCTGCTCGCCGACCGCGCCTGGTCCTACCCCGAGCCGTACCCGGGCGCCATCGAGCGCGTCGGCACGGACTTCGCCGGGTGGGTCGCGTTCTGGAAGGAGGTCGAGGTCTCCTGA
- the smpB gene encoding SsrA-binding protein SmpB: MAKGRADGRTLVAANRKARHDYVIEDVFEAGVMLTGTEVKALRAGRASLVDGWAEVEGGEAWLHGVHIPEYAQGTWTNHAPRRKRKLLLHREEIDRLAAKTREKGQTIVPLALYFLDGRAKVEIALARGKKDYDKRQALRERQDNLEAQRAIREKRDR, translated from the coding sequence GTGGCCAAGGGCCGGGCGGACGGGCGCACGCTCGTCGCCGCGAACCGCAAGGCCAGGCACGACTACGTCATCGAGGACGTGTTCGAGGCCGGGGTCATGCTCACGGGCACCGAGGTCAAGGCGCTGCGCGCCGGCCGGGCGTCGCTGGTCGACGGCTGGGCCGAGGTCGAGGGCGGCGAGGCGTGGCTCCACGGCGTGCACATCCCCGAGTACGCGCAGGGCACCTGGACCAACCACGCGCCGCGCCGCAAGCGCAAGCTGCTGCTGCACCGCGAGGAGATCGACCGTCTCGCGGCCAAGACCCGCGAGAAGGGGCAGACGATCGTGCCCCTCGCGCTGTACTTCCTCGACGGCCGCGCCAAGGTCGAGATCGCCCTGGCGCGCGGCAAGAAGGACTACGACAAGCGGCAGGCGCTGCGCGAGCGGCAGGACAACCTCGAGGCGCAGCGCGCGATCCGCGAGAAGCGCGACCGCTGA